In Sporosarcina psychrophila, a genomic segment contains:
- the pabC gene encoding aminodeoxychorismate lyase has protein sequence MWCWMNGEFLRAEELKISPFDHGFLYGAGFFETFRTYGGNVLLYDEHMDRLHTALTEYRITMPYDETEILAAVRKLDQLNGGQDGYFRLNVSAGVHDIGLAPSSYASPNVILFRKELAPTVRGTEKKAVWLDTLRDKPESTVRHKSHNFLNNVRGRLELPSLKELEGLFVTEEGFVAEGITSNVFWVKDGALFTPAIETGILPGTTRAFIIKCAKVAGIPVNEGFYGKEHVEDTDELFVTNAVQEIVPLSMIEEISLPGATGIYYKKLHAFYMQAIDDMEEGCC, from the coding sequence ATGTGGTGTTGGATGAATGGTGAATTCCTGCGTGCGGAGGAGTTAAAAATCTCCCCGTTCGATCATGGATTTCTATATGGTGCTGGATTTTTTGAAACCTTCAGGACATACGGCGGCAATGTGCTCTTGTATGATGAACATATGGATAGGTTGCATACGGCACTTACAGAGTACCGCATTACGATGCCTTATGATGAAACCGAAATTCTTGCGGCTGTGCGTAAATTAGATCAGTTAAATGGCGGACAGGATGGCTATTTTCGGTTGAACGTCTCTGCGGGTGTCCATGATATCGGTCTTGCACCCTCTTCATACGCATCACCGAACGTAATCTTATTCAGAAAAGAATTGGCTCCGACTGTTCGTGGTACGGAAAAGAAGGCGGTCTGGCTAGATACTCTGCGTGATAAACCGGAGAGCACTGTGCGCCACAAATCGCATAACTTTCTTAATAACGTACGGGGGCGGCTAGAGCTTCCTTCATTGAAAGAGTTGGAAGGCCTTTTCGTAACAGAGGAAGGTTTTGTAGCGGAGGGTATTACGTCAAATGTTTTTTGGGTGAAGGACGGTGCGTTATTTACTCCAGCTATCGAAACAGGGATTCTGCCGGGGACGACACGTGCGTTTATTATTAAATGCGCTAAAGTTGCGGGAATTCCTGTGAATGAAGGATTTTATGGTAAGGAACATGTAGAGGACACGGACGAGTTATTCGTCACGAATGCCGTGCAGGAAATTGTGCCGCTATCTATGATTGAGGAAATCTCACTACCGGGGGCGACGGGCATTTATTATAAAAAACTACATGCATTTTATATGCAGGCAATAGATGATATGGAAGAAGGTTGCTGTTGA
- a CDS encoding peptidyl-prolyl cis-trans isomerase, with protein sequence MKYNRKPEGTTSLQKRKLKTKPLILLIGILLAFNIFWLVGWLIPDKPKQTDEEVASVAGKPITREQWMSAMEKEVGRETLLDLVNEKVMAVAAEQYGIDVSDKEIDLEIALIRSVDGRSHSGQDEEGMRKKIRSNLILEKVLTKDIVVKDNAVKKQYDENTALYNILTAYRTAIIVVPTKADAEQTIEELSKGSSFDVLAKERSTDLASASLGGDIGYINDSTDSIDKAIVETVADANEGMTSGVIALSDGTYAVTHVSEVVKGQSFKFKEVKDHIKREIALEQLPQTVSPEAFWKEFDAKWFYGK encoded by the coding sequence ATGAAATACAATCGGAAGCCTGAAGGGACAACAAGTTTACAGAAACGAAAACTGAAGACGAAACCGCTCATTCTGTTAATTGGAATCCTTTTAGCCTTCAATATCTTCTGGCTTGTTGGGTGGCTTATACCGGACAAACCTAAGCAGACAGATGAAGAAGTTGCTTCGGTAGCTGGTAAGCCTATTACGAGAGAACAATGGATGTCGGCAATGGAAAAGGAAGTTGGACGTGAAACTCTTCTTGACCTTGTGAATGAAAAAGTGATGGCGGTAGCTGCAGAACAATACGGGATTGATGTATCGGATAAGGAAATTGATCTCGAAATTGCGCTTATTCGTTCCGTGGACGGTCGCTCTCATTCTGGTCAAGATGAGGAAGGAATGCGGAAGAAAATCCGTTCTAACCTCATCCTTGAAAAGGTATTAACGAAAGATATCGTTGTTAAAGATAATGCGGTAAAGAAACAGTATGATGAAAATACTGCACTTTACAATATTTTAACTGCTTACAGAACCGCTATTATTGTTGTTCCAACGAAAGCTGATGCAGAGCAGACAATTGAAGAGCTTTCAAAAGGTTCAAGCTTTGACGTTCTCGCAAAAGAGCGATCGACGGATTTGGCTTCGGCTAGTCTGGGTGGAGATATAGGCTATATCAACGATTCGACTGATTCAATAGACAAGGCAATCGTAGAGACTGTAGCCGATGCGAATGAAGGAATGACGAGTGGAGTTATTGCTTTGAGTGATGGTACATATGCGGTTACTCATGTAAGTGAAGTGGTGAAAGGGCAGTCGTTTAAATTTAAAGAAGTAAAAGATCATATCAAGCGTGAAATTGCACTTGAGCAGCTTCCGCAAACTGTTAGTCCGGAAGCGTTTTGGAAAGAATTTGACGCAAAATGGTTTTACGGTAAATAA
- the lysS gene encoding lysine--tRNA ligase, protein MSHLDEMNDQLLVRRQKMEDIRESGLDPFGSRFERTHLSNEIRERFEEISKEDLDETPHEVTIAGRIMTKRGKGKAGFANLQDLGGQVQIYVRQDAIGEDAYKLYNSTDLGDIIGITGTIFKTKVGELSIKATEFTFLTKALRPLPEKFHGLKDIEQRYRQRYLDLIATEGSKETFILRSRIIQSMRRYLDGQGFLEVETPMLHAIAGGASARPFITHHNALDMELYMRIAIELHLKRLIVGGLEKVYEIGRVFRNEGTSTRHNPEFTMIELYEAYADYNDIMALTENMVSHIAQDVLGKTEVQYGEDLINLAPGWTRLHMVDAIKQYTGADFWKEMTKEEAHALAKEHGIEVTPMMEVGHVLNEFFEQKVEDQLVQPTFIFGHPVEISPLAKKNPEDGRFTDRFELFIVRREHANAFTELNDPIDQRERFESQLVEKEQGNDEAHDMDDDFIEALEYGLPPTGGLGIGVDRLVMLLTNAQSIRDILLFPQMRPKE, encoded by the coding sequence ATGTCACACTTAGATGAAATGAACGACCAGCTTTTGGTGAGACGCCAGAAGATGGAAGATATACGGGAAAGTGGATTAGATCCATTTGGCTCAAGATTTGAACGTACACACCTATCGAATGAAATCCGGGAGCGGTTTGAAGAGATTTCGAAAGAAGATCTTGATGAAACGCCTCACGAAGTAACAATTGCAGGTCGTATCATGACGAAGCGTGGAAAAGGGAAAGCTGGATTTGCAAATCTGCAAGATCTTGGCGGTCAGGTTCAAATTTACGTAAGACAAGATGCAATCGGTGAAGATGCTTATAAACTCTACAATAGTACAGACCTAGGAGATATTATCGGAATTACAGGGACAATCTTCAAAACGAAAGTTGGAGAACTTTCTATTAAAGCGACTGAATTCACATTCCTTACAAAAGCGCTACGTCCGTTACCTGAGAAGTTCCATGGTCTAAAGGATATTGAACAACGTTACCGTCAGCGTTATTTGGATTTGATTGCAACGGAAGGCAGTAAAGAGACGTTTATTCTAAGAAGCCGAATCATCCAGTCGATGCGTCGTTACTTAGATGGACAAGGTTTCCTTGAAGTTGAAACGCCAATGCTACATGCGATTGCAGGGGGAGCTTCTGCACGTCCGTTTATCACGCACCACAATGCACTCGATATGGAACTATATATGCGTATTGCAATCGAACTCCATTTGAAACGCCTCATTGTAGGTGGGCTTGAGAAAGTTTATGAAATTGGACGTGTTTTCCGTAATGAGGGAACTTCGACGCGCCATAATCCTGAATTCACAATGATAGAACTATATGAAGCGTATGCGGATTATAACGATATCATGGCATTAACGGAAAACATGGTTTCGCATATTGCGCAAGACGTGCTTGGCAAGACGGAAGTACAGTACGGGGAAGATTTGATTAATTTAGCGCCAGGCTGGACTCGTCTACATATGGTTGATGCAATCAAACAATATACGGGCGCCGACTTCTGGAAAGAAATGACCAAAGAAGAAGCCCATGCACTTGCTAAAGAACATGGAATAGAAGTAACACCAATGATGGAAGTAGGACATGTGTTGAATGAATTCTTCGAACAGAAGGTAGAAGACCAACTTGTGCAACCAACATTCATCTTCGGGCATCCAGTTGAAATCTCTCCACTTGCGAAGAAAAACCCGGAAGATGGTCGCTTTACAGATCGTTTTGAGTTGTTTATTGTGCGTCGCGAACATGCGAATGCATTTACAGAACTAAATGATCCAATTGATCAGCGCGAACGTTTCGAATCACAACTTGTTGAGAAAGAACAGGGGAATGACGAAGCGCATGATATGGACGATGACTTCATTGAGGCACTTGAGTATGGATTACCACCTACTGGGGGTCTTGGAATCGGAGTCGATCGACTAGTTATGCTGTTGACGAATGCGCAATCGATTCGTGACATCCTTCTGTTCCCGCAGATGCGCCCGAAAGAATAA
- the folP gene encoding dihydropteroate synthase, whose amino-acid sequence MELARARDKYRFGKTEMDFKKETVIMGILNVTPDSFSDGGKYGRIDAALKRAEEMLRDGAKIIDVGGESTRPGHIPISLEEELERTVPVIKALTRELGCTVSIDTYKAGVAEEAILAGAQIINDIWGAKREPYIADVAAKHGVPIILMHNREQAEYEGNFMDEVIADLEESVDIAIAAGVAHDNIWLDPGIGFARNAIQNIWTMQGLDRISEMGYPVLLGTSRKSLIGNVLGLPVEERLEGTGATVCYGIEHGCHIMRVHDVKEIARMAKMMDVLTGKTDFE is encoded by the coding sequence ATGGAATTGGCTCGTGCACGTGATAAATATCGGTTTGGTAAGACGGAAATGGATTTCAAAAAAGAAACGGTAATTATGGGTATTTTGAATGTGACACCGGATTCGTTTTCAGATGGTGGAAAATACGGTCGTATCGATGCGGCGCTTAAGCGCGCGGAAGAGATGCTTCGCGACGGGGCAAAAATTATCGATGTGGGTGGGGAATCAACGCGCCCTGGGCATATCCCGATTTCATTAGAAGAAGAGCTAGAACGAACGGTTCCAGTTATCAAGGCTTTGACAAGAGAGCTTGGATGTACGGTGTCGATTGATACATATAAGGCGGGTGTCGCGGAAGAAGCGATTCTTGCGGGAGCGCAGATAATAAATGATATATGGGGAGCGAAGCGTGAACCTTACATCGCGGACGTTGCAGCAAAACACGGTGTGCCGATTATATTGATGCATAATCGTGAGCAGGCAGAGTACGAGGGCAACTTTATGGATGAAGTTATCGCTGACTTGGAAGAAAGTGTCGATATTGCGATTGCGGCTGGTGTAGCACACGATAATATCTGGCTCGATCCGGGCATCGGCTTCGCGCGAAATGCAATTCAAAACATATGGACGATGCAAGGACTAGATCGAATTTCTGAAATGGGCTACCCGGTTCTTCTTGGAACTTCGCGGAAGTCGCTAATCGGCAACGTACTTGGATTGCCGGTCGAGGAACGGTTGGAAGGTACAGGTGCAACGGTATGTTATGGAATCGAACACGGCTGCCATATTATGCGGGTTCATGACGTGAAGGAAATCGCGCGAATGGCGAAAATGATGGATGTACTGACGGGGAAAACAGATTTTGAATAA
- a CDS encoding type III pantothenate kinase, with protein MLLVLDTGNTNIVLGVYEQGQLKHHWRMETYRHKTEDEYAMQVKSLFLHVGLSFDDVTGIIISSVVPPVMFPLEQMCRKYFNQKPLIVGPGLKTGLNIKYENPREVGADRIVNAVAAVHEYGSPLIIVDFGTATTYCYVNEKGEYMGGAIAPGIGISMEALFDRASKLPRIELAKPDQVVGKSTVAAMQAGIVYGYVGQVDGIVARMKAQSKEEPTVIATGGLAGLIASETTVIDVVDNFLTLKGLHLIYERNM; from the coding sequence ATGCTATTAGTGCTAGATACAGGAAATACGAATATTGTCCTTGGCGTCTATGAACAAGGACAGCTTAAACATCATTGGCGCATGGAAACTTATAGACATAAGACAGAAGATGAATATGCGATGCAAGTGAAATCTTTATTTTTACACGTTGGACTCTCTTTTGACGATGTAACCGGCATTATCATTTCATCAGTAGTCCCGCCAGTCATGTTTCCTCTGGAGCAGATGTGCAGGAAGTATTTCAACCAAAAACCGCTTATTGTTGGCCCTGGTCTCAAAACCGGATTGAATATCAAGTATGAAAACCCACGCGAAGTTGGTGCAGATCGGATTGTCAATGCCGTTGCGGCTGTTCATGAATATGGAAGTCCGCTGATCATCGTTGATTTTGGAACAGCAACAACCTATTGTTATGTGAATGAAAAAGGCGAATACATGGGTGGAGCAATTGCACCAGGTATCGGAATTTCCATGGAGGCTTTGTTCGACAGGGCATCTAAATTGCCAAGAATCGAACTGGCAAAACCGGACCAAGTTGTAGGGAAAAGTACGGTAGCTGCTATGCAAGCTGGGATTGTTTACGGTTATGTTGGGCAAGTTGATGGTATTGTTGCCCGCATGAAAGCACAAAGTAAGGAAGAACCGACCGTCATCGCTACGGGAGGGCTTGCTGGTTTGATCGCAAGTGAAACGACTGTGATTGATGTCGTTGACAACTTCTTGACGCTAAAAGGGCTTCATCTAATTTATGAACGAAACATGTAA
- a CDS encoding anthranilate synthase component I family protein, with protein sequence MNKQKIVYTTSAMTKEQLFYAYKELAHEHESHILLESGRGGALCMAGINPLVTLRTLDGNKLQLIWRDGTEEVREGNPLELLNDFVQSYEMESIPELPDFQGGAAGFISYDYVRTYENIPVDTIDDLDTPDLFFYIFDRWVVLDVKTEMAYFMTLPNCGLEPAELEAEWMTAVSEGLSKQVFTPSKAAEVVLGEDDLAVSVTGAQFEQMVRDVQTYIASGDVTQVNLSVRQSKPLSAHPLDMYEALRSFNPSPYMASIGSPEFAVVSGSPELLLKKRGDEISTRPIGGTRPRGKDENEDAALQAELLSNEKETGEHIMLVDLEREDFERVCAPETVETDEFMVVEKYSHVMHLVSNVRGTAAEGISNAEIVKGVFPGGSITGSPKLRTMEIIEELEPTRRGLYTGSIGWFGFNGDFELNIVIRTAYIKDGIAHIQAGAGLVADSVPEAEYIESLNKAKALWQAKAMAEK encoded by the coding sequence ATGAACAAACAAAAGATCGTTTATACGACATCAGCAATGACGAAAGAACAGCTCTTCTATGCTTATAAAGAGTTGGCACACGAGCATGAAAGTCATATCCTTCTTGAAAGTGGACGCGGCGGTGCGTTATGCATGGCCGGAATTAACCCGCTCGTTACGTTACGGACGTTGGATGGCAACAAATTACAACTTATCTGGCGTGATGGTACGGAGGAAGTAAGAGAAGGAAATCCGCTTGAATTGCTAAATGATTTTGTTCAATCCTATGAAATGGAGTCTATTCCTGAACTGCCAGACTTCCAAGGCGGTGCGGCAGGATTCATCAGTTACGATTATGTCCGTACTTATGAAAATATCCCAGTCGATACGATAGATGATCTCGATACACCTGATTTGTTCTTTTATATATTTGACCGCTGGGTAGTGCTTGACGTTAAGACTGAAATGGCTTATTTCATGACACTTCCGAATTGTGGATTGGAACCAGCAGAGTTGGAAGCTGAATGGATGACTGCGGTTTCGGAAGGACTAAGCAAGCAAGTCTTCACGCCGAGTAAAGCAGCGGAAGTAGTATTAGGTGAAGATGATCTTGCTGTATCTGTAACTGGAGCGCAGTTTGAACAAATGGTCCGAGACGTGCAGACTTATATTGCTAGTGGAGATGTTACTCAAGTTAATCTTTCAGTGAGACAATCAAAACCTTTGTCAGCACATCCGCTAGATATGTATGAAGCACTTCGTTCATTCAATCCGTCACCTTATATGGCCTCAATAGGTTCGCCGGAATTTGCTGTCGTATCTGGTTCACCGGAACTGTTATTGAAAAAGCGTGGGGATGAAATAAGTACACGACCAATCGGTGGAACACGGCCGAGAGGGAAAGATGAAAACGAAGATGCTGCGCTTCAAGCGGAATTATTGTCGAATGAAAAAGAGACTGGCGAACATATTATGCTCGTAGATCTGGAACGGGAAGACTTTGAACGGGTTTGTGCACCGGAAACGGTGGAAACGGATGAATTCATGGTTGTGGAGAAATATTCTCACGTTATGCACCTTGTATCGAACGTTCGTGGAACTGCGGCAGAAGGTATTTCGAATGCAGAAATCGTTAAAGGCGTGTTCCCGGGGGGGTCAATTACCGGCTCACCAAAACTCCGGACGATGGAAATCATTGAAGAACTTGAGCCGACGCGCAGAGGGCTATATACAGGATCTATTGGTTGGTTCGGCTTTAACGGTGATTTCGAACTGAATATCGTTATCCGAACGGCATATATCAAGGATGGTATTGCGCATATTCAGGCTGGCGCAGGTCTTGTCGCTGATTCAGTACCAGAAGCGGAGTATATAGAATCGTTGAATAAGGCAAAAGCGCTTTGGCAAGCAAAGGCGATGGCGGAAAAGTGA
- the folB gene encoding dihydroneopterin aldolase has product MDYIHLNELEFYGYHGALPEETKLGQRFRVTVSLATNLSEAGKTDNLDKTVNYAEVYSVCQSIVEGEPVKLIETVAEKIATAVLAEFVDKVTGVRVVLVKPDPPIPGHYASVSVDITRGHFQ; this is encoded by the coding sequence ATGGATTATATTCATTTAAATGAATTAGAGTTTTATGGTTATCATGGGGCGTTGCCTGAAGAAACGAAGCTTGGCCAACGTTTCCGTGTGACGGTCTCTCTTGCTACGAATCTTTCTGAGGCTGGAAAAACGGATAATCTGGATAAAACAGTGAATTATGCGGAAGTATACAGTGTGTGTCAATCGATTGTTGAAGGCGAACCCGTAAAATTGATTGAAACGGTTGCTGAAAAAATTGCAACTGCTGTATTAGCCGAATTTGTGGATAAAGTGACTGGTGTTCGTGTCGTGCTTGTGAAACCAGATCCGCCGATTCCAGGTCATTATGCATCGGTGTCCGTTGATATCACAAGGGGGCACTTCCAGTGA
- the hslO gene encoding Hsp33 family molecular chaperone HslO translates to MNDYLVRALAFDGTIRAYAARSTETVSEVQRRHLMWPTATAALGRSMTAAVMMGAMSKGDDKLTIKVDGNGPIGSMVIDANAHGEVRGYASNPQTHFDLNEQGKLDVRRAVGTDGMLSVVKDLGLRDFFTGQVPIVSGEIAEDFTEYFVVSEQVPSAVGLGVLVNPDNTVKAAGGFIVQVMPGATEETIVALEERIANVEPISTLIARGLTPEEILGEVLGAANVEILDRMDVSFACNCSRERFGNAIIGLGEREIRDMIEEDGQAEAHCHFCMETYVYPKEVLEGFIDEIQSEA, encoded by the coding sequence ATGAATGATTATTTAGTAAGAGCGCTTGCGTTCGACGGGACAATCCGGGCATACGCAGCTCGCTCGACCGAAACAGTATCAGAAGTGCAACGTCGTCATTTGATGTGGCCAACTGCAACGGCAGCATTAGGACGTTCAATGACAGCGGCAGTCATGATGGGTGCGATGTCAAAGGGTGATGATAAACTGACAATAAAGGTTGATGGCAATGGACCAATCGGTTCGATGGTCATTGATGCAAACGCGCATGGCGAGGTTCGGGGTTATGCATCTAATCCGCAAACGCATTTTGATTTAAATGAACAGGGTAAACTTGACGTAAGGCGTGCAGTTGGAACGGACGGTATGTTGTCGGTCGTCAAAGATCTAGGGCTTCGTGATTTCTTTACGGGGCAAGTTCCGATTGTATCGGGTGAGATCGCTGAAGATTTTACGGAGTACTTTGTCGTTTCGGAGCAGGTACCTTCAGCAGTGGGTCTTGGTGTGCTGGTTAACCCGGACAATACAGTGAAAGCTGCCGGTGGCTTCATTGTCCAAGTTATGCCTGGCGCAACGGAAGAAACAATTGTGGCATTGGAAGAGCGTATTGCCAACGTTGAACCAATTTCAACGTTGATTGCCCGCGGCCTCACTCCTGAGGAGATTCTTGGTGAAGTTCTGGGTGCGGCGAACGTGGAAATTCTTGACCGGATGGATGTTTCATTCGCATGTAATTGCTCGAGGGAACGTTTTGGAAATGCGATCATCGGTCTTGGGGAGCGCGAAATTCGAGACATGATTGAAGAGGACGGACAAGCGGAAGCACATTGTCACTTCTGTATGGAAACATACGTGTATCCGAAAGAAGTTTTGGAAGGTTTTATCGATGAAATACAATCGGAAGCCTGA
- the cysK gene encoding cysteine synthase A, translated as MTLVGNSIADLVGKTPLVKMNRMTGADDADVYLKLEYMNPGSSVKDRIALAMIEAAEKSGDLKEGSTIIEPTSGNTGIGLAMIAAAKGYKSVLVMPDTMSTERRNLLRAYGADLVLTPGAEGMKGAIGKAEELSKENGWFMPQQFNNEANPEIHRLTTGPEIADALDRVDAFVSGIGTGGTITGVGSVLKERFPEVSIIAVEPTDSPVLSGGKPGPHKIQGIGAGFIPKVLDTDIYDEIVQVTNDEAYDTARRAAREEGILGGVSSGAAIFAALQVAKKLGKGKKVVAILPSNGERYLSTPLYQFDEE; from the coding sequence ATGACGCTAGTTGGAAACTCTATTGCGGATCTTGTTGGGAAAACACCCCTTGTTAAAATGAACAGAATGACAGGCGCAGATGATGCGGATGTTTATTTGAAACTAGAATATATGAATCCAGGATCTAGTGTTAAAGATCGTATTGCGCTTGCGATGATTGAAGCGGCTGAAAAGTCCGGAGATTTAAAAGAGGGCAGTACAATTATTGAACCAACAAGTGGTAACACGGGAATAGGCCTTGCGATGATTGCTGCGGCAAAAGGGTATAAGTCTGTTTTGGTTATGCCGGATACGATGAGTACAGAGCGGCGCAATCTACTTCGTGCTTATGGCGCGGATCTTGTGTTAACGCCGGGTGCTGAAGGAATGAAAGGCGCTATCGGAAAAGCGGAAGAACTTTCAAAGGAAAATGGTTGGTTCATGCCGCAACAGTTCAACAATGAAGCAAATCCCGAAATTCACCGTTTAACGACAGGCCCTGAAATCGCAGATGCACTAGACCGTGTGGATGCGTTCGTTTCTGGAATTGGAACGGGTGGCACGATTACGGGTGTGGGTAGCGTCTTAAAAGAACGTTTTCCTGAAGTAAGTATCATTGCTGTTGAACCGACGGACTCGCCTGTACTATCAGGTGGAAAGCCGGGTCCACATAAAATTCAAGGAATCGGTGCTGGATTCATTCCAAAAGTGCTCGATACTGATATCTATGATGAAATCGTCCAAGTAACGAACGACGAAGCGTATGACACAGCAAGACGTGCAGCACGCGAAGAAGGTATTCTTGGTGGTGTTTCATCCGGAGCGGCAATCTTTGCAGCTCTACAAGTGGCGAAGAAGCTTGGTAAAGGGAAGAAAGTCGTTGCGATTCTTCCGTCCAACGGTGAGCGCTATTTGAGTACTCCGCTATATCAATTTGACGAAGAGTAA
- the folK gene encoding 2-amino-4-hydroxy-6-hydroxymethyldihydropteridine diphosphokinase, with protein MNVAYLSIGSNIGDRLLHLTEAVRALHSHEGLTVTSVSSIYETAPVGFTDQADFLNMVVCAETDLAAQELLGVCQKIEHGLGRIRDIRWGPRTADLDILLYNNDSIETESLVVPHPRMHERAFVLIPLLEIAPLMGNPMVDTGVILWRKVNGVNNLLQEGE; from the coding sequence GTGAACGTAGCTTACCTCTCGATTGGTTCGAACATCGGTGATAGGTTACTTCATCTGACAGAGGCGGTGCGGGCACTTCATTCACACGAAGGTCTAACAGTTACTTCGGTATCGTCGATTTACGAAACAGCGCCCGTCGGCTTTACAGATCAAGCGGATTTTCTCAATATGGTGGTATGCGCGGAAACGGACTTGGCGGCGCAGGAACTTCTGGGCGTTTGTCAAAAAATTGAACACGGGCTTGGTCGGATTCGTGATATAAGATGGGGTCCGCGGACTGCAGACCTTGATATTTTGCTGTATAATAACGACAGTATTGAAACAGAGAGCTTGGTTGTACCGCACCCAAGAATGCATGAGCGGGCCTTCGTTCTTATTCCACTTCTTGAAATTGCTCCTTTAATGGGCAATCCAATGGTAGACACGGGTGTCATACTTTGGAGGAAGGTTAATGGGGTCAATAATTTATTGCAAGAGGGCGAATGA